One Roseburia rectibacter DNA window includes the following coding sequences:
- a CDS encoding glycoside hydrolase family 3 protein: MERDSRKRAEALLAQMTATEKVGQLNQHLYGFRIYHVEDGKIIFTQELKDEVKKWGGIGTIYGLYRADPWSEKNYETGLAGGLSMQAYNQLQKYVIEHSRLGIPFLLSSECPHGHQALDGYLLPVNLAVGASFDPALYERAGQVCGRQLKQMGVDFALVSALDILRDPRWGRSEECYGEDPYLSAELARAIVTGIQKEGVAVVAKHFCAQGETTGGVNASAARIGERELWEIHLQAAKACCEAGVKGIMAAYNEIDGKFCHANRHLLQDILREQLGFDGVVMADGIAIDQLDIMTGDNIRSAALALKAGVDISLWDEGYTKLEEALKQGFITEKELDQAVLRVLTLKFEQGLMDKPYIDENGNRTASYSENGAVSFPTEAYQESEKLARESVVLLKNENVLPIGRAEKIALIGPNADDIYRQIGDYSPPMDRAGYETLKSGMEKEFGADRVRCYNGHEVGTAVSLAENADIIVLALGGSSSRFKGALFDENGAAKVQGVLEMDCGEGMDTARLQLPGNQNELFTAVCALKKPVISVVIAGRPYAIPEISQDSDALLYAFYPGPMGGKAIAELLSGKYAPSGRLPVSLPRNCGQLPVYYNHTVSYPAMHYCDMEQGVLYTFGEGMGYSHMEYVDICLKKQQDVWIISGIVKNKGNIDDTAVLQCYRKVLSGELVPRERELVAFSRIKVEKGSQNAFEIAMDADKFRYFNESGAKIYKSKILLMDSGKIIFEE, translated from the coding sequence ATGGAGAGAGATAGCAGAAAGCGGGCAGAGGCGCTGCTTGCGCAGATGACCGCAACAGAAAAAGTGGGACAGTTAAACCAGCATTTATATGGTTTTCGGATCTACCATGTAGAAGATGGAAAAATTATTTTTACGCAGGAATTAAAGGATGAAGTAAAAAAGTGGGGCGGGATCGGCACGATCTATGGTCTTTACCGTGCAGATCCATGGTCGGAAAAAAATTATGAGACAGGGCTTGCCGGGGGACTTTCCATGCAGGCATATAATCAGTTACAGAAATATGTGATCGAACACAGCCGCCTTGGAATTCCATTTTTACTGAGCAGTGAATGTCCACATGGACATCAGGCGTTAGACGGATATCTGCTCCCGGTCAATCTGGCAGTAGGTGCATCGTTTGACCCGGCATTGTATGAGCGGGCAGGGCAGGTGTGCGGCAGGCAGTTAAAGCAGATGGGCGTGGATTTTGCACTGGTTTCGGCACTGGATATTTTAAGAGACCCAAGATGGGGGCGCAGTGAGGAGTGTTATGGGGAGGATCCATATTTATCGGCAGAGCTCGCGCGGGCGATCGTAACAGGAATCCAGAAAGAGGGCGTTGCAGTGGTTGCAAAACACTTTTGTGCACAGGGGGAGACGACCGGAGGGGTCAATGCCAGCGCAGCGAGGATCGGAGAGAGGGAACTGTGGGAGATCCATTTACAGGCGGCGAAGGCATGTTGTGAGGCGGGCGTAAAAGGCATTATGGCTGCATACAACGAGATCGATGGAAAATTCTGCCATGCCAACAGACATCTGCTGCAGGATATTCTGCGGGAACAATTGGGGTTTGACGGGGTCGTGATGGCGGATGGCATCGCCATCGACCAGTTAGACATTATGACGGGGGATAATATCAGGTCGGCAGCACTTGCACTGAAAGCAGGTGTGGATATCAGTCTGTGGGATGAAGGTTATACAAAGTTAGAGGAGGCGTTAAAACAGGGATTTATCACGGAAAAGGAACTCGATCAGGCGGTCCTTCGAGTGCTCACTTTGAAATTTGAGCAGGGACTGATGGATAAACCTTATATTGATGAAAACGGGAACCGTACCGCCTCTTACAGCGAAAATGGTGCTGTTTCATTTCCGACAGAGGCATATCAGGAGTCGGAAAAACTGGCGCGCGAGTCGGTAGTGTTGTTGAAGAATGAAAATGTACTGCCGATTGGGAGAGCAGAAAAAATAGCTCTGATCGGTCCAAATGCGGATGATATTTACCGGCAGATCGGTGATTATTCACCTCCAATGGACAGGGCAGGATATGAGACGTTAAAGAGCGGCATGGAAAAAGAATTTGGTGCAGACCGGGTTCGCTGTTATAATGGACATGAGGTCGGGACGGCTGTTTCTCTTGCGGAAAATGCGGATATTATCGTGCTGGCATTAGGCGGATCATCGAGTCGTTTTAAAGGGGCGCTGTTCGATGAAAACGGTGCGGCAAAAGTACAGGGAGTACTTGAGATGGACTGTGGGGAGGGCATGGATACCGCCAGATTACAGCTCCCCGGGAACCAGAACGAACTGTTTACGGCTGTCTGTGCGCTGAAAAAACCGGTGATCTCCGTAGTCATTGCCGGGCGGCCTTATGCAATCCCTGAAATTTCGCAGGATTCAGATGCACTGTTATATGCTTTTTATCCGGGACCGATGGGAGGAAAAGCAATCGCGGAGTTGTTGTCTGGAAAATATGCACCGTCCGGCAGACTGCCGGTGTCCCTTCCGCGAAACTGCGGACAGCTTCCGGTGTACTATAACCATACGGTGTCCTATCCGGCAATGCACTATTGTGATATGGAACAGGGAGTTTTGTATACATTTGGGGAAGGAATGGGATATTCCCACATGGAGTATGTGGATATCTGTCTTAAAAAGCAGCAGGATGTGTGGATTATTTCAGGAATTGTAAAGAATAAAGGAAATATAGATGATACGGCAGTGCTGCAATGCTACCGGAAAGTGTTGTCCGGTGAGCTTGTGCCAAGAGAGCGGGAACTGGTTGCATTTTCCAGAATAAAAGTGGAAAAAGGAAGTCAGAATGCATTTGAAATCGCTATGGATGCGGATAAATTCCGGTATTTTAATGAGAGTGGTGCAAAGATTTATAAGAGTAAAATACTTTTAATGGATAGTGGAAAAATAATTTTTGAAGAATAG
- a CDS encoding alpha-mannosidase: protein MDFLDKRVGVICNELKKLKVKQVFPLTQWEYKEGNFIHPEDALKDEAAWENFDCKTMHWYGKDRHYWFRTTYTVPEELDGKSIWIRVSSQIDEWDDGRNPQFIVFVNGEVYQGIDMNHRECLITRSGKAGETLTIDLQAYTGIMHEEFALRTQIEEIDAEIEKLYYDLWVPLAAFSRMEADDKNRKDIEYVLNETINLLDLRTPYSEGFYRSVREASAYIQKALYEDMAGYEDVIATCIGHTHIDVAWWWTVAQTREKVGRSFATVLKLMDEYPNYKFMSSQPQLYAFLKERYPELYEKAKQRIKEKRWEPEGGMWVEADCNLTSGESLVRQFMHGKRFFKEEFGVDNRILWLPDVFGYSGALPQIMKKCGIDYFMTTKLAWNQFNKVPYDTMMWRGIDGTEVLTHLITTLGVSQPIKDYFTTYNGMLHPDAIMGGWMRYQNKDINNDILVSYGYGDGGGGPTREMLETSIRMEKGIKGIPKVRQEFSRTYFEELEERVKGDRRLPVWEGEFYFEYHRGTYTSMARNKRSNRKAELGLMDLELLSVLAQAQAAYPAEELDRMWKKVLINQFHDILPGSAIHEVYEVTKEEYAALQKEIKALEEERLHALVGDGEGITIFNTTGHDRSDIVELGEIHAEALKDAEGVIYPVQKTAEGAVVYVEHLPSKGYKTFAAVSSEIEQKTPFVLVDDHTLETPFYTIHLDAEGCFDRIYDKENDREVLQDGKKGNQFRMYEDKPMCFDNWDVDIYYTEKYWDVNDVISMEWTECGPVRATLEMERKESNSVIRQKIHFYADSRRIEFETYVDWKEHQTLLKVHFPVNVHTDEATFDVQFGNLTRKVHTNTSWDKARFESCGQKWIDLSEGHYGVSMLNDCKYGHSVKDSDMALTLIKSGIEPNPVADQEEHYFTYAIYPHAEKWQEAKTVEQAYDLNQPAIAVAGGKPGSLLSKASVDRSNVVLETIKCAESGHGIIIRMYESENALTKTNLVVEGNYNKAFACNLLEEEEAELELKDGVVCVQLKPYEVVTVKLV from the coding sequence ATGGATTTCTTAGACAAAAGAGTCGGTGTAATTTGCAACGAACTTAAGAAATTAAAAGTAAAACAGGTATTTCCACTGACACAGTGGGAGTACAAGGAAGGAAACTTTATTCACCCGGAGGATGCATTAAAAGACGAGGCAGCCTGGGAAAACTTTGACTGCAAGACCATGCACTGGTATGGCAAGGACCGTCATTACTGGTTCCGCACGACCTATACCGTTCCGGAGGAGCTGGATGGCAAAAGCATATGGATCCGCGTTTCCTCACAGATCGACGAGTGGGATGACGGAAGAAATCCGCAGTTTATCGTGTTTGTGAACGGGGAGGTTTATCAGGGTATCGATATGAACCACAGGGAGTGCCTGATCACAAGAAGCGGAAAGGCAGGAGAGACACTGACCATCGATCTGCAGGCATATACCGGGATCATGCATGAGGAATTTGCGCTCCGCACACAGATCGAGGAGATCGATGCAGAGATCGAAAAACTCTATTATGACCTGTGGGTTCCGCTTGCAGCATTTTCCCGTATGGAAGCAGATGATAAAAACCGCAAGGATATTGAGTATGTGCTCAATGAGACGATCAATCTGCTGGATCTAAGGACCCCGTATTCCGAAGGCTTTTACCGGAGTGTGCGGGAAGCATCTGCTTATATCCAGAAAGCACTTTATGAGGATATGGCAGGGTATGAGGATGTGATCGCAACCTGTATCGGACATACGCATATCGATGTTGCGTGGTGGTGGACTGTGGCACAGACCAGGGAAAAAGTCGGACGCAGCTTTGCAACTGTGTTAAAGCTGATGGACGAGTACCCGAATTATAAGTTCATGTCCAGCCAGCCGCAGTTATATGCATTTTTAAAGGAGCGCTATCCGGAATTGTACGAGAAAGCAAAACAGCGCATCAAAGAGAAACGCTGGGAGCCGGAAGGCGGTATGTGGGTCGAGGCAGATTGCAACCTGACATCGGGAGAATCCCTCGTCCGTCAGTTTATGCATGGCAAACGCTTTTTTAAAGAGGAATTTGGCGTGGACAACCGTATCCTCTGGCTGCCGGATGTGTTCGGTTATTCCGGGGCACTGCCGCAGATCATGAAAAAATGCGGAATCGATTATTTTATGACAACCAAACTGGCATGGAACCAGTTCAATAAAGTACCTTACGATACGATGATGTGGCGCGGAATCGATGGAACAGAGGTGCTGACACACCTGATCACGACCCTTGGCGTGAGCCAGCCGATCAAAGATTACTTTACGACCTATAATGGCATGCTGCACCCGGATGCGATCATGGGAGGATGGATGCGTTACCAGAATAAGGACATCAATAACGATATCTTAGTCTCCTACGGTTACGGCGATGGCGGCGGCGGTCCGACCAGGGAAATGCTTGAGACTTCGATCCGCATGGAAAAGGGAATCAAAGGGATTCCGAAAGTACGCCAGGAATTTTCACGCACCTATTTTGAAGAACTTGAGGAGCGCGTGAAAGGTGACAGACGCCTGCCGGTATGGGAAGGTGAATTTTACTTTGAGTACCATCGCGGAACTTATACCTCCATGGCGAGAAATAAACGTAGCAACCGTAAGGCAGAACTTGGTCTGATGGATCTGGAACTGTTGTCCGTTTTAGCACAGGCACAGGCAGCGTATCCGGCAGAAGAACTCGACCGCATGTGGAAAAAAGTCCTGATCAACCAGTTCCATGATATTCTGCCTGGATCTGCGATCCATGAAGTATATGAGGTGACAAAGGAAGAATACGCTGCACTTCAGAAAGAGATCAAAGCACTGGAAGAGGAACGTCTCCATGCACTCGTGGGAGATGGCGAAGGCATCACTATTTTCAATACAACCGGACACGACCGCAGTGATATCGTAGAACTTGGGGAGATCCATGCGGAAGCGTTAAAGGATGCAGAGGGCGTGATCTATCCGGTACAGAAGACTGCAGAAGGTGCAGTGGTCTATGTAGAGCATCTGCCGTCAAAAGGATATAAGACATTTGCGGCTGTATCCAGTGAAATTGAGCAGAAAACACCGTTTGTCCTTGTGGATGACCATACGCTTGAGACACCGTTTTATACGATCCATCTGGATGCGGAGGGATGTTTTGACCGCATCTACGATAAGGAAAACGACAGGGAAGTACTGCAGGATGGCAAAAAAGGCAATCAGTTCCGCATGTACGAGGATAAGCCGATGTGCTTTGATAACTGGGATGTGGATATTTACTATACCGAAAAGTACTGGGATGTCAATGATGTGATTTCTATGGAATGGACAGAGTGCGGTCCGGTGCGTGCAACGTTAGAGATGGAGCGGAAAGAAAGCAATTCTGTGATCCGCCAGAAGATCCATTTCTATGCAGACAGCAGAAGGATCGAATTTGAGACTTATGTGGACTGGAAAGAGCATCAGACATTGTTAAAGGTACATTTCCCGGTCAATGTACATACCGATGAAGCAACATTTGATGTACAGTTTGGTAATCTGACACGCAAAGTGCATACCAATACGAGCTGGGATAAAGCACGTTTTGAGAGCTGCGGACAGAAATGGATCGATCTCTCGGAAGGTCACTACGGAGTCAGCATGTTAAATGACTGCAAATATGGACATTCCGTGAAGGATTCTGATATGGCACTGACACTGATTAAATCCGGCATCGAACCGAATCCGGTGGCAGATCAGGAAGAGCACTATTTTACCTATGCAATCTATCCGCATGCGGAAAAATGGCAGGAAGCAAAGACCGTGGAGCAGGCATATGACCTGAACCAGCCGGCTATTGCAGTGGCAGGAGGAAAGCCGGGAAGCCTGTTGTCAAAAGCATCTGTGGACAGGTCCAACGTTGTATTAGAGACGATCAAGTGTGCAGAGTCCGGTCATGGCATCATTATCCGTATGTATGAGAGCGAAAATGCACTCACAAAGACAAATCTTGTAGTTGAGGGGAACTACAACAAAGCGTTTGCCTGCAATCTGCTCGAGGAGGAAGAAGCAGAATTAGAGTTGAAAGACGGAGTGGTTTGTGTACAACTGAAACCGTATGAAGTTGTTACTGTAAAACTCGTTTAA
- a CDS encoding type 1 glutamine amidotransferase family protein codes for MIEKNSGKPYMNVIFGNFYSPGYDDPDFVDETMELIKNLGYNSVMFDTKDWEDFRERYKTGERSQYVKMQEYMGQSALKHGLTYNFLVLYLNGDNLYPHIRFSPPVFGEEVVTIDQKGGKWYKYWSDTARETMAEHVDQILQMYGEGCTTCRLGQKQVLPTCTMWDPIAAPSFDQDGIERYQKFLQEKYKNNISLFNERYDLDIDDFKQLKPEDYWYSVIYGEGSCYTGEDIKKRTKKFWIWKDNMSWKIEELRLYFKDMQTRLKKDHPELFLCPDLSQWGYFFNVYSQKQCDSDNPDYSELWDTAMRGIDMYAISPYVDSCHFITVPARPDASPDAYVTSCQHSMMRVMNEGKECIGGIYWGRYIYRDLYAFLTPEEIVGTMTACGVDGYTSYGMNGLDDGGVLNRMEDDFLDSLRRGNTWCAEVIPKRGKSKFKEIAILFPSEMSDYEPFDVENNEIRRLDMLGWYEICCDLGYQTDVISYQDILGNKLNAYKMLIVPSNDCYFAEEHTDMEKMIREWVTNGGVVLHGPDCGLSKNCFGIQGIPCEKTPYIYQKPVIPQGCEFQRYETGRCISAYADDAGKCIVMQEIEKGKVISCGVQLGASYVAKNIPHVPYEQRNKEMYPIIQARSTLLEDLLGVCGKPVSGICERGIETGVFETGMVLVNHRSTPYEIGNLKGKRKFTNPVNDTVLLPHSAVWIERE; via the coding sequence ATGATAGAGAAAAATTCGGGAAAACCATATATGAATGTAATATTTGGAAATTTTTACAGTCCGGGATATGACGATCCGGATTTTGTGGATGAGACGATGGAACTGATCAAAAATCTTGGTTATAACAGCGTTATGTTTGACACAAAAGACTGGGAAGATTTCAGGGAACGCTATAAAACCGGAGAACGGAGCCAATATGTAAAAATGCAGGAATATATGGGGCAGTCTGCATTGAAACATGGATTAACGTATAATTTCCTGGTGTTATATTTGAATGGCGATAATTTGTACCCGCATATCCGTTTCAGTCCACCTGTATTTGGGGAAGAGGTCGTGACAATAGATCAAAAAGGTGGAAAATGGTACAAGTACTGGTCAGATACTGCGAGAGAAACGATGGCAGAGCATGTAGACCAGATCCTTCAAATGTACGGGGAGGGCTGTACCACCTGCCGGTTGGGACAAAAACAGGTCCTTCCAACATGTACGATGTGGGATCCGATTGCAGCGCCAAGTTTTGACCAGGATGGAATAGAACGCTATCAGAAATTTTTACAAGAGAAATATAAAAACAATATATCGTTATTCAATGAGAGGTACGATCTGGATATCGATGATTTTAAGCAGTTAAAACCAGAGGATTACTGGTATTCTGTGATTTATGGAGAGGGAAGCTGTTATACCGGAGAGGATATCAAAAAAAGAACAAAGAAGTTCTGGATATGGAAAGATAACATGTCCTGGAAAATAGAAGAACTGCGGCTGTACTTTAAAGATATGCAGACACGCCTCAAAAAAGACCACCCGGAATTATTCCTTTGTCCGGATCTGTCGCAGTGGGGATATTTTTTTAATGTGTACAGCCAGAAACAATGTGACAGTGACAATCCGGATTACAGTGAATTGTGGGATACTGCAATGCGGGGGATCGATATGTATGCGATCAGTCCATATGTGGATTCCTGCCATTTCATAACAGTTCCGGCAAGACCGGATGCGAGTCCGGATGCCTATGTCACTTCCTGCCAGCACAGTATGATGCGCGTGATGAATGAAGGAAAAGAATGTATCGGCGGTATCTATTGGGGACGTTATATTTACCGGGATCTGTATGCATTTTTAACGCCGGAAGAAATTGTGGGTACCATGACCGCGTGCGGGGTAGATGGCTACACTTCCTATGGGATGAACGGACTTGATGATGGCGGTGTGCTAAATCGCATGGAAGATGACTTTTTAGATTCACTGAGAAGGGGAAATACCTGGTGTGCAGAAGTGATTCCAAAAAGGGGAAAAAGTAAATTTAAAGAGATCGCAATCCTTTTTCCATCCGAGATGTCAGATTATGAACCGTTTGATGTGGAAAATAATGAGATCCGCCGGCTGGATATGCTGGGGTGGTATGAAATATGCTGTGATCTTGGGTATCAGACGGATGTCATCAGCTATCAGGACATTTTAGGGAATAAATTAAACGCCTATAAGATGCTGATCGTTCCATCCAATGACTGTTATTTTGCGGAAGAACACACAGACATGGAAAAAATGATCCGGGAATGGGTGACAAATGGGGGAGTCGTGCTACATGGACCAGACTGCGGGTTAAGTAAAAACTGTTTCGGCATTCAGGGGATCCCATGTGAAAAAACACCGTACATATATCAAAAGCCTGTCATTCCACAGGGCTGTGAATTTCAGAGATATGAGACAGGAAGATGTATCAGTGCGTATGCAGACGATGCGGGCAAATGTATTGTTATGCAGGAAATTGAAAAAGGAAAGGTTATTTCCTGCGGAGTACAGTTAGGTGCTTCTTATGTGGCAAAAAATATACCACATGTACCATATGAACAGAGAAATAAAGAAATGTATCCGATCATTCAGGCAAGAAGTACACTGTTGGAAGATCTGTTAGGGGTATGTGGAAAACCTGTTTCAGGAATCTGTGAAAGAGGCATTGAAACAGGTGTGTTTGAGACGGGAATGGTTTTGGTAAACCATCGGTCAACACCGTATGAGATTGGAAATTTAAAAGGAAAACGGAAATTTACAAATCCAGTGAATGATACCGTGTTATTGCCACATTCAGCGGTATGGATTGAGCGTGAATAA
- a CDS encoding glycoside hydrolase family 130 protein, translating to MSKIVGKALPDMPWQDKDENDKLPVWRYKANPIIDRFATRNSNSIFNSAVVPFEDGYAGIFRCDSRSISMDIFAGFSKDGIHWDISDDPIVFHCDDEEIGKRDYRYDPRVCFIEDRYYITWCNGYHGYPTIGVGYTFDFKTFYQLENAFLPFNRNGVLFPRKINGNYYMLSRPSDNGHTPFGDIFVSESPDMKHWGVHRYVMGTIKGDESAWQSTKIGAGCIPIETEEGWLVIYHGVINTCNGFVYRMGCALLDLEQPWKVLKRTKNYILAPHEIYECMGDVPNVVFPCAALTDAETGRIAIYYGCADTVTGLAFTTVNELMESMESM from the coding sequence ATGAGTAAAATAGTAGGAAAAGCATTGCCGGATATGCCATGGCAAGACAAGGACGAAAACGATAAACTTCCTGTATGGAGATATAAAGCAAATCCAATCATTGATCGCTTTGCGACCAGAAATTCAAACAGCATTTTTAACAGTGCGGTCGTTCCGTTTGAAGATGGATATGCAGGAATATTCCGCTGCGACAGCAGATCGATCAGTATGGATATCTTTGCAGGGTTTAGTAAAGACGGGATCCATTGGGATATTTCGGATGATCCGATCGTATTCCACTGTGATGATGAAGAGATTGGAAAAAGAGATTACAGATATGATCCGAGAGTATGTTTTATAGAGGACCGCTATTATATCACCTGGTGTAATGGATATCATGGATATCCAACGATCGGCGTAGGTTATACATTTGATTTTAAAACATTTTATCAGTTGGAAAATGCATTTTTGCCATTTAACAGAAATGGAGTTCTTTTTCCGAGAAAGATCAATGGAAACTACTATATGTTAAGCCGTCCAAGTGATAATGGACATACGCCGTTTGGAGATATCTTCGTCAGTGAAAGTCCTGACATGAAACACTGGGGTGTCCACAGATATGTGATGGGAACCATCAAAGGGGACGAGTCAGCATGGCAGTCAACCAAAATTGGTGCAGGCTGTATCCCGATCGAGACAGAAGAAGGATGGCTTGTGATCTACCACGGTGTTATCAACACCTGTAACGGTTTTGTATACCGTATGGGCTGTGCACTGTTAGATCTCGAACAACCATGGAAAGTCTTAAAGCGGACAAAAAATTATATTCTGGCACCACATGAAATTTATGAGTGTATGGGAGATGTTCCGAATGTCGTATTTCCGTGTGCTGCGCTTACGGACGCAGAAACAGGAAGAATTGCAATTTACTATGGCTGTGCAGATACAGTTACAGGACTTGCGTTTACGACAGTAAATGAATTAATGGAAAGCATGGAAAGTATGTAA
- a CDS encoding MFS transporter — protein sequence MTNKLSHIFECSDHITEKQYRTSRALFILDGCASTQIFTVTSGAFLSGLAYLVGAGTALTGIIAALPTLMNTIQIFSSVVYENRAGSKRITVEFALIQRLCLLMMLFVPTLMLGVRISVAVIAVLYSCAHFCGAFINTGANNWLISLVKKERLGRYLGLKDSMTLVASTGGSLILSKILDAYRFADQEILGFRIIGILGIGICVVDITCLTLIREPENVKHVEPLNIRKAIQMPLTDQNYRNILIFFLLWSVASNFASPFFSIYMLENLGLSYFYITVMNMVASVARIAAANLWGKAADSYSWRLVTLGSIFMLGVAYIGWGLLTKENCIYWLPVVQAVSGVAWGGINIATFRMQFAFAPLEHRVSYVSFCSTMVGFVGFFSSMLGSTFVALSKDIRILNIPVDNIQMVFILSAFGIIASSLYSRKIKEK from the coding sequence ATGACCAATAAATTAAGCCATATTTTTGAGTGTTCCGATCATATTACGGAAAAACAGTATCGGACCAGCAGGGCACTTTTTATCCTCGATGGATGCGCTTCCACACAGATTTTTACGGTTACTTCCGGCGCATTTTTATCGGGACTTGCCTATCTTGTGGGTGCGGGGACGGCACTGACCGGGATCATAGCTGCACTGCCGACGCTGATGAATACCATCCAGATTTTTTCCTCTGTCGTCTATGAGAACCGCGCAGGCAGCAAACGGATCACGGTAGAGTTTGCACTCATCCAGCGCTTATGCCTGCTCATGATGCTGTTTGTTCCGACATTGATGTTAGGAGTGAGAATCTCGGTGGCAGTGATCGCGGTGCTGTATTCCTGTGCACATTTCTGTGGGGCATTTATCAACACCGGGGCAAATAACTGGCTGATCAGCCTGGTGAAAAAAGAACGGTTGGGAAGATATCTCGGACTGAAGGATTCAATGACTTTAGTTGCGTCCACAGGCGGTTCCCTGATCTTAAGTAAAATTTTAGATGCCTACCGTTTCGCGGATCAGGAGATTCTGGGATTCCGGATCATCGGCATTTTAGGTATCGGTATCTGCGTGGTCGACATTACCTGTCTCACGCTGATCCGGGAACCGGAAAATGTGAAACATGTGGAGCCACTGAACATAAGGAAAGCAATACAGATGCCGCTCACAGACCAGAATTACCGCAATATATTGATTTTCTTCCTGCTGTGGAGTGTGGCGTCTAATTTTGCCAGTCCGTTTTTTTCTATTTATATGTTAGAGAATCTGGGGCTGTCCTATTTTTATATCACCGTCATGAATATGGTTGCATCGGTGGCGCGGATCGCGGCTGCAAATCTGTGGGGGAAGGCAGCAGACAGTTATTCGTGGAGGCTTGTCACGCTGGGGTCCATTTTTATGCTGGGAGTTGCATATATCGGCTGGGGACTGCTGACGAAAGAAAACTGTATCTACTGGCTTCCGGTCGTACAGGCTGTGAGCGGGGTTGCCTGGGGCGGCATCAATATTGCGACTTTTCGGATGCAGTTTGCCTTTGCACCGTTAGAACACCGTGTCAGCTATGTCAGCTTCTGCTCAACAATGGTTGGGTTTGTAGGATTTTTTTCATCCATGCTCGGCTCGACATTTGTGGCATTATCAAAGGATATCAGGATTTTAAACATTCCGGTAGATAACATACAGATGGTGTTTATTTTGTCTGCATTCGGAATTATTGCAAGTTCATTATACAGCCGAAAAATAAAGGAGAAATGA